A region from the Xenopus laevis strain J_2021 chromosome 4S, Xenopus_laevis_v10.1, whole genome shotgun sequence genome encodes:
- the MGC147117.S gene encoding uncharacterized protein LOC735202: MSELNLRTVLVTGSNRGIGFEFVQQIINSQNSPHKIFATCRDPGAQQSQELRKLSEKHPNVVVIQLDTTNPASVNASVKEVEKHLNGEGLDLLINNAGILTQNSLETQTSEDMMNVYNVNVVGPMLMTQAYHHLLKRSGVESSGKSAIVHISALLGSLEELPNLFSALPVISYRCSKAALNMLSRCHMEGYRQDGIISIAIHPGWVQTDMGGEKAPLTKQTSVAGMMKIIFSLNEQHNGTFVDWEGKTIPW; this comes from the exons ATGTCTGAGCTGAACCTCCGCACTGTCTTGGTGACTGGGTCGAACAGGGGGATTGGATTTGAATTTGTGCAACAAATTATTAACAGCCAAAATTCTCCTCATAAGATTTTTGCCACATGCCGGGACCCAGGTGCTCAGCAAAGTCAG gagTTGAGGAAGCTGTCTGAAAAGCATCCAAATGTTGTAGTAATTCAGCTTG ATACTACCAACCCTGCAAGTGTTAATGCGTCTGTGAAAGAAGTAGAGAAGCATCTAAATGGAGAAGGCCTGGACCTGCTGATCAATAATGCTGGGATTCTGACTCAAAACTCTCTAGAGACCCAAACCTCAGAAGACATGATGAATGTCTACAACGTGAATGTGGTTGGCCCTATGCTAATGACTCAG GCATATCATCATTTGCTAAAACGATCTGGAGTAGAAAGCTCAGGAAAATCAGCTATTGTTCATATCTCAGCTCTGCTGGGCTCCCTAGAAGAGCTTCCCAATTTGTTTTCAGCATTGCCAGTTATCTCCTATCGCTGCAGCAAG GCTGCTCTGAACATGCTCTCAAGGTGTCACATGGAAGGTTACAGGCAGGATGGAATTATTTCGATTGCCATTCATCCAGGCTGGGTGCAAACTGACATGGGTGGTGAAAAG GCACCATTAACAAAACAAACCAGTGTTGCTGGCATGATGAAGATAATCTTTTCCCTGAATGAACAACATAATGGCACCTTTGTGGATTGGGAAGGCAAAACAATACCTTGGTGA
- the LOC121393214 gene encoding uncharacterized protein LOC121393214, which yields MGESNLLNHGLKFVPTNTSEPFEVFKDIHRFKRQLKLKDHFKGMTQVEKSPFTKKSSFEPPNTAHTISTFTQLLTRDSIKIHQMTKKGHSNLTRLEKEAITTVKADRDIIIRQADKGGAIVLLDKYFYIQEILNQLGDQTTYQSLPNDPTSAYKLKLDKVVGMGITAGWITESTGQYLTTDFPRTPFMYTLPKVHKSMTTPPGRPIISATGSLFQPIAKFLDHFLQPLVQRMESYIKDTKHLLSLLKDVQIPDNCLLVTMDVSSLYTVIPHREGIATCERALQKYHQGSPPVDFLILLLDMILSHNYFIFQNSFFLQISGTAMGSNVAPSFANLYMQEYETEWLLPMGGSNILFYKRYIDDLLLIWAGSPDDLLSFNESLNSLESPIKLTMSFDPQEIHYLDVTIFKEGNNLGTTLYKKPTDRNSLIYASSHHPPHMSRGVLYSQFLRVVRNNSDPSKAELQLTDLADQFLSRGYSPTLIEEQLRRAKKWTQEDLLQTNMTVKPSPELIFTSKWTTDICLQCNEIELNALGRPHTGFRETSDSSCNRSYNITLLCRPSSVIDTGFLEVLYKPHA from the exons ATGGGTGAGTCTAATTTATTGAACCACGGACTGAAATTTGTTCCTACTAATACCTCTGAACCATTTGAGGTATTTAAAGATATCCATAGGTTCAAAAGACAACTAAAATTGAAGGACCATTTTAAAGGTATGACTCAGGTTGAAAAATCTCCGTTCACAAAAAAAAGTTCGTTTGAACCCCCCAATACGGCCCATACTATTTCCACTTTCACGCAGCTCCTGACCAGAGACTCCATAAAAATACACCAGATGACTAAGAAAGGACATTCTAACCTTACCAGACTGGAAAAAGAGGCTATAACAACTGTAAAGGCGGATAGGGATATTATAATAAGACAAGCAGACAAGGGGGGTGCGATAGTCCTTcttgataaatatttttatattcaggagATTCTAAATCAGCTAGGGGACCAGACTACTTATCAAAGCTTACCAAATGATCCTACATCTGCTTACAAACTTAAGTTGGACAAGGTGGTTGGGATGGGAATAACAGCAGGATGGATCACTGAGAGCACTGGTCAATACCTTACGACCGACTTCCCTAGAACCCCATTCATGTACACTTTACCCAAGGTTCACAAATCTATGACAACACCCCCAGGCCGACCGATAATTTCTGCTACTGGCTCTTTGTTCCAACCAATTGCTAAATTTTTAGATCACTTTTTGCAACCTTTGGTTCAGAGAATGGAATCATACATTAAAGATACcaaacatttactaagcttgCTGAAGGATGTACAAATACCGGACAATTGCTTACTGGTAACAATGGATGTTTCCAGCTTATACACGGTAATACCCCACAGGGAGGGTATTGCAACCTGTGAGAGAGCTTTACAAAAATACCACCAAGGCTCCCCTCCAGTTGATTTTTTGATTCTCTTACTTGACATGATTCTTTcacataattatttcatttttcagaaCTCTTTCTTTTTGCAAATATCTGGAACGGCTATGGGCTCTAATGTTGCTCCCTCTTTCGCTAATCTGTATATGCAAGAATATGAAACCGAGTGGTTACTCCCCATGGGTGGTAGCAATATCCTCTTCTACAAACGGTATATAGATGACCTCTTGTTGATCTGGGCAGGTTCGCCTGATGATTTACTGTCGTTTAATGAGTCCCTCAATTCCCTTGAGTCCCCTATCAAACTTACTATGTCATTCGATCCACAGGAGATACACTATCTTGATGTGACCATATTTAAGGAAGGGAATAATCTAGGCACCACACTATATAAAAAACCCACTGACAGGAACAGTTTGATCTATGCTAGTTCACACCACCCACCACacatgtcccgaggggtccttTATTCGCAGTTCCTGAGGGTTGTCAGGAACAATTCTGATCCCAGCAAGGCTGAATTACAACTCACTGACTTGGCTGATCAGTTTCTTTCCAGGGGCTATTCGCCTACTCTGATTGAGGAACAACTAAGAAGAGCTAAGAAGTGGACTCAGGAGGATCTGCTACAGACGAATATGACTGTTAAACCATCACCAGAGTTGATTTTCACCTCCAAATGGACTACG gATATCTGCCTGCAGTGCAACGAAATTGAGCTGAATGCCCTAGGACGGCCCCACACAGGGTTTCGGGAGACGTCTGACAGCTCCTGCAATAGATCATACAATATTACATTACTATGCCGCCCCAGTAGCGTGATTGATACCGGTTTTCTCGAAGTGCTTTATAAACCCCATGCCTGA